Genomic segment of Amphibacillus xylanus NBRC 15112:
ACCTAAATCAATGCCAATTGCTGTGTGCTTAAACATACATTATTCCTCCAGTATAAACTCTAAGTTGTAAATTCTATACTAAACCTTCACTTGAAAAATCCTAAAATCAGTCATGTGAAAATCATATATATAGCTGATTGTGAAGATCTGAATAAACAACCGTTAAAAAGTATATTCCCTAGATTCACAATCAATATCATTTATTTTTAAAATAATATCATTTGAATGGTTGTAAACTTTTTAAATATCACAATTTTGTAATGTGTGATATTATATCATGATTAACTAGAAAAGAGCAAAAGTAAAAAGTACTACGTTTGAGTCAAGTATTTGTAGGCAATTTTTTCTACGTTAATAATGAAAGCGGATTCATCATTTTAAGGTGACCCCTTGATAAAGTTTTTGCCTTTTTTAAAAACCAGATAACTCCTTTAACACGTTGTATATCGGAATATTTGCCTTTCCTTTTAGGTACATAAGATTGTCTCTGGTAACCTGACCAATGGTTCTTTTAACCTTTTCTTTATAATGTCTTGGTGGTTTCTTTTCCAGCTCGATTTCTGTCCATTTATCTATTCGCCCGAATAAAGTCTTTAGGGACAAATTATCCAAGAAGGCCACTAATGCAGTGCCCATGGCACTTACACCTTTATCCGACCAACTACGGCCATTTTTTAGTCTTTTGGCAAACACACTCATGGTTCCCTCTGCGCTTCCCATTGGACGCATACCAGTTGTATCAATTCCCTGTTCTTTTAACCATATTCTATAATCTCCCAATGCTTCTGGATATTTTTCTAATTGGCGGATAAACGACACAAGTCGTTCCTCCTTCTCCTCATCCTCAAGCGTTCCTACGGCACTGTTAAGCTCTGTTAAGAACGTTTTGTATTTGTATGCCGCAAGGGCTTTACGAATGGACCGATAACGAGGATGCTTACTGAATATACTCTTAACCTCTCGTGCCACATGAAAGCGATCAAGAGAAAAGAATACACGACCTTTAAAATACTCACGACAGGATGTAATCCAGTTGGCACCATCTCCATTTATAACCAGCTTGTGAAAAGTCGGGTCATATTCGAAGTTTTCAATTAGAAAGTCCTCAAAAGCCTCCCAAAAGGGTTGCTTTCCTTTGTGAATAAAATGACGTTTGTTCTTAAGGCTAACCCGTTTTCCATTGACTTCCCATCCTTGATGGACAGCTGCTATTTTCTCTTCTTTTCCCTTTTTCCATTTACCTTGGCGTTTTACAAATAAACCATCTACTTCTACAAATAAGACGGGTTGGAGTATAGGTTCACGCTTTTTAGGTTTACACGTAACCTCTAATAGGTGTTGACGAATTGCCTCATGACTGATAACCCGGTAACCTAATAGAGTTTGTAATGTATTAGCTGCATTTCGATAGGAGCGACCCTTAACAGCTAGCTCAATGGCAGCTTCCTCAATCAATGGACTAAAAGAACCGGCCTCCTCAAACTCTAGATAACGATCAAGAAGATAGACATATTCCCCAGTTGATCGGTCAAGGTAATAATTGCGATATAATTCAATCTCACCAAAGAGACTAGCTATATTAAACTTTCTTTTATCAATAAGACGATAGCGCTTTTTATCACGTTCATCGGCAATCTGTTGGTCCATATCCTCCAAGACCTGTTTCATAACGAAACCAAAGGTTTCTTGTAATTATCTCCAAACCAATTGCTCAATTTGTTTTAAATTTGGGTATTTTATGATATTCTTTTCCATGAGGGATTCTCCTTTCGGTAATGGTGTTTTAGTCGACTATCATTTTACCAAGGAGTGTCCCTTTTTTCATGACTTTTGCTTTGTTTCCTACCGCGCTATCGCTTGCTGGCCCCTTCACTTAGTGAAGGGGTTAATATATTTTTGCGCCCACAATAATTTTACTCATACAAGTACTACACAATATTGATTAGACATCTCGCTTATTGACGAATAATCGTATATAATGTAAGAAATGCAGTTAGAAGTAAGAGGTGATTTTATGAAAACTTTCATGATTTACTTACAAGCCCTAATTATGATTATTGGCAGCCTACCTAAATTAAGACAGGTAAAGAAGCTACCTAATACCCCCTATCCTGAAAAAGTGCAGCAAGTGTTTAAAACTCCTGCTCAAATTTCCAAAAAAGTCATTAGTAAAACTAAATCAACAGTTACAGTTACAGGTTTAGAGCGTATACCTGATGGGCCTGTTCTTTTCGTAGCTAATCACCAAGGCTTGTTCGACATCTTACTCTTACTTGGTTACCTAGATAAACCAGTTGGTTTTATTGCGAAAAAGGAAATTGAAAAATTCCCGATCATCAATAGCTGGATGAAAGAATTGAAATGTGTCTTTATCGACCGCTCAAATCGTAGGGCAGCGCTACAAGTGATTGATGATGGAATTAATAGTTTGAAATCTGGACAATCAATGGTGATTTTCCCAGAAGGTACTAGGGGAAATGGTCGTGAAATTGAAACCTTTAAGCCAGGTAGTTTACGATTAGGCACACGTGCAGAAGTGCCAATTGTTCCATTAGCTATTGATGGTACATATGATGTTTTTGAAAAAAATAATAAACGATTTAAACCATCTAATATTACTTTAACCGTTGCTGATCCAATTTATCCAGCGGAATATAAAGAAATGAAACATAATCAATTAGCGGCTAAACTTGAACAAGTTATAACTGAAATTGTGACTACGAATAGCAATTAATGTACTTCAACATAGATATTGTAGAAAGGTGACGTCATGGTGCTAAAACGGATCGGAAACATTGATATAGATAACAAAATAAAGAAAATGATAGAAACCATTGAGCATCAACCAACGACTGAATTAGCCAAGGAGATAAAGGAAGAATTTGATCAATACATTGAAACACATTCCAATATACCCGATCAGTTAGTTGAACAAGTAAGCCTTGTTTTTAAGATGCTAGTCATGGACGACGAAGGTTATATTACATATATTGATGATCAATTTTGTCAAATCCTCGGTTATCAAAAAGAAGAATTATTAGAACATCATTATCGTATTTTACACGCGGCTGTACATAAACCAAATTTTTATCAAACAATGTGGGACACAATTAGAACGGGTGAAACTTGGACAGGAGATATTTGCACCCAATCAAAAACAGGTGAAGTTTTCTGGTATCGTACTCACATTTTACCAAGCTTAAGTGATGGAGAAAGAAAACCAACTTACATAGTTCTTCGTACTGATATTAGTGATGTTAAGTATATTGATAAACAGCTTGTTGAATCAATCGAAGGGGATTATCGGAGACTGTTTAGTCAGTTAATGAATTTGACATTTAGAGTACAACAGCATAAAGAGTTAAATCAATATCGCTTTCGTCTATTTGAAGGCAAGCTTGCTCAAAAAATTATAGCTATGACTGAACATTTAAATCCCGATTTTATTGAGGATGTTTTTTTCAATGATGATTCGATTGAAATCATGTCCTATTTTGAACAAGCATTTCTTGGCAATGAGGTTGTTTTTAAGCATCACATTGAACAATTAACACTATATACGATGTTAGCTCCTATATATGAAAATGGTGAAGTTATTGAAGTGGTCGGTTCATCTGTTGATATTACTTCTTTAGAACGTGCAGAGGCGCAGGTTGAGCAGTTAGCTAACTATGATTCATTAACAAAATTACCGAATCGAAGAAAATTTAGAGAAGATTTAAAGAGTGCAGTTAAGCATGGAGAAGAGCATCCTTTTGCTGTCTTATATTGTGACATTGATCGCCTTAAGCATATTAACGATACACTAGGTGAAGCAATTGGAGATCAAGTGATTGATATTATCTCTAAGCGGATTAAATCTGTCGTCGACCAAACGGGTTCTGTCTATCGTTATGGTGGAGATGAGTTCTGTTTAATTATTCGACTACCGATTCAAATGGTAAAAGAGAAATCTGAACAAATGCTTTCGGAGATTAAACAACCGATTTCAATTCAAGGCCATGAATTTTTTGTGACATCTTCAATTGGTGTTAGTTACTATGGTATTGATGCATGGGATGAGGATGAATTAATCAATCACGCTAGCATTGCTGTCCATTATTGCAAAATGAACGGTCGAAATAGTAAATTATTCTACACAAAAAAAATGGATGAGGCTTATCAAGAGACAATTCTATTAGAATCTGATATTCGAAAGGCATTGAAGTATGACGAATTTAATCTTCATTATCAACCGAAAATTAACGTTATTACTGGTGAGGTAACAGGACTAGAAGCGCTAATTCGTTGGAATCATCCGAAGAAAGGCCCGATATCACCGGCAACATTTATCCCAATCGCAGAAGAAATGGGAGTTATCACGCAAATTGGCGAGTGGGTCATTCGAGAAGCCTGTCAACAACATTATACTTGGGTAAATCAAGGATTTGATCCAATCCGAATTGCGGTCAATGTCTCTGCAATCGAATTACAGCGACCTGATTTTGCAAAAAAAGTTGCACAAATCATTGAAGAAACAAAAATGGATCCAAACTATTTAGAAATAGAAATTACTGAAAATAGTGTTATGGAAAATACAGAGGATTGTATTGAGACAATGAATACACTACGTCAAATGGGGATCTCCTTTTCGATCGATGATTTTGGCACGGGCTACTCATCTTTTGGTTATTTAAAGAAATTCCCAATTAATTACTTAAAGATTGATCAGTCATTTATAAGAAGTGTATTAACTGAACAAAGTAGTGCAGAAATTGTCAAAGCAATGATCCAACTAGCTCATACCTTTGGCTTAAAGGTAGTTGCTGAAGGTGTTGAGGATAGAGAAGTACTTCACTTGCTACAAGCTAATCGATGCGATTACTATCAAGGTTATTACTTTAGTAAACCTGTACCAGCAAGTGATTTAGAATCAGTGATCATGGGTAAAATGGCATAAACCTATTCAAAAGGTCTAATCCGGTCAAGCATTCGGGTTAGATCTTTTGGTTGTACATTATAGAATGTTGGTGAGTTTGAAAACTTACTAACGTTATTTTTTATTTTAAGTATATTTAATTTTATAACTCACGTAATAAACCGCAGTAAACCAAACCTCCACGTTCCCGCGAAAAGCGAGTGTATTTCACCTGCGGTGAACAAGTTGTATCTTTATTAAAACTAAAATAAATTTATCTTCGACTAATTATAAAACCAACCAGCTCTATTTGACATTGAACCGATCTTTTTTAATTTTAAAATTTGTTATAATAAGTGTACTAAGAATAAAAAGGTGGAATAGACATGATAAAAGTATTATTCATTTGCTTAGGTAATATTTGCCGTTCACCAATGGCAGAGGCGTATTTTAGAAATTTAGTTAAACAAGAAGGGCTAGTAGATAGATTTGTCATTGACTCGGCTGCAACTAGTAATTGGAATGAAGGAAAACCTCCACACGAGGGGACACAAAAGAAATTAAAAGAGCATAACCTTTCATTTGAAGGGATCTATTCTAGACAAATTACTGCAGCTGATTTTAATCAATTTGACTATATCATTGCTATGGATGATCAAAACTTGGTTGATTTAGAGAATATTCGCAAGCAAACCACACATGCTAAGATAGTTAAGCTTATGGACTTTGTTGATAATGCAACGATTGATTATGTTCCAGATCCATACTATACAGGGGATTTTGAAGAGACATTTCAACTAGTTGAACTTGGTTGCCAAGCATTATTAGCATCGATCCGAAAACAACATCACATTTAATATCAAATTAAATATGAGGAGACGTGGCATAGGTGAAAAAACATCGATTAATTAAATGGGTTCCAATCGTTGTTGGTGTATGTAGTGGTATGTTGATAGTTAGCAAAAATCGAAAAGGGATAAAAGAGCAAATTAAACAGCTATCAAATCAAGTGGTTAAACATCCTTATCAATCAGCAGTTCAAATTGAACGTTGTCTTGAGCAATCATTTAAAGTAGCTAATCAGAAGCTAGACAGTCTATACAATGGTGCGTGCCAATTAGAAGAGTTAATTGATCAGATCAAACGAAAATAAGCGAATGAGTAGACTCAAAATAGATTGGAGATATACTTATGGCTAAATTAAGTTTTGATTCAATTAAAAAGAACTTTCTTGAACTTGTGAGGCGATTTTCAGAAGATGAGATAACGAGTTTATCAGCACAGTTATCGTACTTCTTTTTGCTTTCATTATTTCCTTTATTAATTTTTTCTGTGGCGATTGCGAGCTATTTGCCTATCGATTATATGAGAATACTTGAAATGATGAGTAATTATATTCCCGTTGAAGCAATGCAATTAATCGAAAATTTTCTACTTGAAACAGTTGAATCTACTGGTGGTGGATTACTGTCGATTGCTATTATCGGTACGATTTGGTCAGCCTCTAATGGGATTAATGCAATTATGCGTGCATTAAATAAGGCGTATGATGTCGAAGAAAACCGCCCCTTTATACTAGGTAGGTTAATTGCGATATCATTGTTAATCTCAGTTCTACTTATTATTGTCGTTGCCCTATTGTTACCGATATTTGGTCGAATGATAGGTGTCTATATCTTCTCGTTTTTTGGTGCAAGTGAACAGTTTATTACTGTTTGGAACAATTTAAGATGGATCATTTCTTCATCGATCTTTTTTATCGGTTTTTTATATCTCTATCGAATGGCACCAAATACAAAGGTTTATCTAAAAGATGCGGTATGGGGGGCTTTGTTTACTACGATAGGATGGCAAATATCCTCATATGGATTTTCACTTTATGTTAATACGATGGGGAACTACTCAGCAACATATGGCAGCCTGTGTGGGGTCATAATCCTCATGCTTTGGTTTTATATCTCGAGCATTATTATTATTGTAGGTGGCGAGATCAATGCCATAATTGCTGACAAACGCGGTCGACTAAAAAGGTAATCGTATGATAAGCAGTGTAACATTTGATACACTGTTTTTTTGTATCAAAATTTAATAAAAATATTTTTTGTTATATAACAGATGGTAAAAATTTTATAATACAGTTGAGCATTTTCCTTGCTTTAAAGTTGTAGGATTGATAATCTTAAAATCAGATAGAATAACTATAAATTAAGGGGGACTTAAAATGTTG
This window contains:
- a CDS encoding lysophospholipid acyltransferase family protein, with protein sequence MKTFMIYLQALIMIIGSLPKLRQVKKLPNTPYPEKVQQVFKTPAQISKKVISKTKSTVTVTGLERIPDGPVLFVANHQGLFDILLLLGYLDKPVGFIAKKEIEKFPIINSWMKELKCVFIDRSNRRAALQVIDDGINSLKSGQSMVIFPEGTRGNGREIETFKPGSLRLGTRAEVPIVPLAIDGTYDVFEKNNKRFKPSNITLTVADPIYPAEYKEMKHNQLAAKLEQVITEIVTTNSN
- a CDS encoding sensor domain-containing protein; translation: MVLKRIGNIDIDNKIKKMIETIEHQPTTELAKEIKEEFDQYIETHSNIPDQLVEQVSLVFKMLVMDDEGYITYIDDQFCQILGYQKEELLEHHYRILHAAVHKPNFYQTMWDTIRTGETWTGDICTQSKTGEVFWYRTHILPSLSDGERKPTYIVLRTDISDVKYIDKQLVESIEGDYRRLFSQLMNLTFRVQQHKELNQYRFRLFEGKLAQKIIAMTEHLNPDFIEDVFFNDDSIEIMSYFEQAFLGNEVVFKHHIEQLTLYTMLAPIYENGEVIEVVGSSVDITSLERAEAQVEQLANYDSLTKLPNRRKFREDLKSAVKHGEEHPFAVLYCDIDRLKHINDTLGEAIGDQVIDIISKRIKSVVDQTGSVYRYGGDEFCLIIRLPIQMVKEKSEQMLSEIKQPISIQGHEFFVTSSIGVSYYGIDAWDEDELINHASIAVHYCKMNGRNSKLFYTKKMDEAYQETILLESDIRKALKYDEFNLHYQPKINVITGEVTGLEALIRWNHPKKGPISPATFIPIAEEMGVITQIGEWVIREACQQHYTWVNQGFDPIRIAVNVSAIELQRPDFAKKVAQIIEETKMDPNYLEIEITENSVMENTEDCIETMNTLRQMGISFSIDDFGTGYSSFGYLKKFPINYLKIDQSFIRSVLTEQSSAEIVKAMIQLAHTFGLKVVAEGVEDREVLHLLQANRCDYYQGYYFSKPVPASDLESVIMGKMA
- a CDS encoding low molecular weight protein-tyrosine-phosphatase, producing MIKVLFICLGNICRSPMAEAYFRNLVKQEGLVDRFVIDSAATSNWNEGKPPHEGTQKKLKEHNLSFEGIYSRQITAADFNQFDYIIAMDDQNLVDLENIRKQTTHAKIVKLMDFVDNATIDYVPDPYYTGDFEETFQLVELGCQALLASIRKQHHI
- a CDS encoding YihY/virulence factor BrkB family protein codes for the protein MAKLSFDSIKKNFLELVRRFSEDEITSLSAQLSYFFLLSLFPLLIFSVAIASYLPIDYMRILEMMSNYIPVEAMQLIENFLLETVESTGGGLLSIAIIGTIWSASNGINAIMRALNKAYDVEENRPFILGRLIAISLLISVLLIIVVALLLPIFGRMIGVYIFSFFGASEQFITVWNNLRWIISSSIFFIGFLYLYRMAPNTKVYLKDAVWGALFTTIGWQISSYGFSLYVNTMGNYSATYGSLCGVIILMLWFYISSIIIIVGGEINAIIADKRGRLKR